The Solanum pennellii chromosome 11, SPENNV200 genome contains a region encoding:
- the LOC107004995 gene encoding flavonol synthase/flavanone 3-hydroxylase, with translation MKTIQGQTSPTSLTMEVARVQAISSITKCMDTIPSEYIRSENEQPAATTLQGVVLEVPVIDISNVDDDGEEKLVKEMVDASKEWGIFQVINHGIPDEVIENLQKVGKEFFEEVPQEEKELIAKKVGAKSLEGYGTSLQKEIEGKKGWVDHLFHKIWPPSAINYHYWPKNPPSYREANEEYAKCLRKVANSIFRSLSLGLGLEGHEMMEAAGGEDIVYMLKINYYPPCPRPDLALGVVAHTDMSHITLLVPNEVQGLQVFKDGHWYDVNYIPNAIIVHIGDQVEILSNGKYKSVYHRTTVNKHKTRMSWPVFLEPSSEHEVGPIPKLINEANPPKFKTKKYKDYVYCKLNKLPQ, from the exons atgaaaacaattcAAGGTCAGACTTCACCAACATCATTGACAATGGAGGTAGCAAGGGTCCAAGCAATATCGTCGATAACGAAATGCATGGACACCATACCATCAGAATATATTCGTTCAGAGAACGAACAGCCTGCAGCGACAACGCTGCAGGGAGTGGTACTTGAAGTACCAGTCATCGACATAAGTAATGTCGATGACGATGGTGAAGAGAAGTTAGTTAAAGAAATGGTTGATGCTAGCAAAGAGTGGGGTATTTTTCAAGTGATAAATCATGGAATACCTGATGAAGTGATTGAGAATTTGCAAAAAGTTGGCAAGGAATTTTTTGAAGAAGTACCACAAGAGGAAAAAGAATTGATTGCAAAGAAGGTAGGGGCAAAAAGTTTAGAAGGATATGGTACTAGTTTGCAAAAGGAAATTGAAGGCAAAAAAGGTTGGGTTGATCATTTGTTTCATAAGATTTGGCCTCCTTCTGCTATTAACTATCATTATTGGCCAAAAAATCCTCCTTCATACag ggAAGCAAATGAGGAATATGCAAAGTGTCTGAGAAAAGTTGCTAATAGTATCTTTAGGAGCTTATCACTTGGGCTTGGTTTGGAAGGCCATGAAATGATGGAGGCAGCTGGTGGTGAAGACATAGTTTACATGTTAAAGATCAATTATTATCCACCATGCCCAAGGCCTGATTTGGCTCTTGGAGTTGTGGCTCATACTGATATGTCCCATATCACCCTTCTTGTCCCAAATGAAGTCCAAGGACTCCAAGTGTTTAAAGATGGTCATTGGTATGATGTCAACTACATACCAAATGCTATAATTGTCCACATTGGTGACCAAGTTGAG ATTCTTAGCAATGGAAAATATAAGAGTGTATACCATAGGACAACAGTGAACAAGCACAAGACAAGAATGTCATGGCCTGTTTTCTTGGAGCCCTCATCAGAGCATGAAGTTGGGCCAATCCCTAAGTTGATTAATGAGGCCAATCCACCCAAATTCAAGACCAAGAAGTACAAGGATTATGTCTATTGTAAGCTTAACAAACTTCCTCAATGA